GGATTGACAAGCAGCAACCACCCGAGCTAGATTTGTTACCGAATCAAACACTTGTTGAGGCCGAGGATGATCAggtatttttatttcgaatgaCTTGCACCAGATAGTGCGAAGTTAATAttgatagagtaggaaaaaaaatacaagattgtAACCCTGCGAGGTCATAACCAGGAAAGCGAAGAAAAACAATCACCACTCACGCAACGGCAGCACCAACACACAGACCCGAGAGAATGCTAGCGCAGAACTaaccgccgctagaccaacaaaggaactACAGACGATGATCAGGTATTTGGATTGAATCTATCCATTGATCTTGCTATCCTTCGCAGTATAGTTCTCCTAATCGGAGTACACGAAGGAAGGCAAAGAAAAATCAGGAATGGACGTACTCGGGAACATGCGCGTGATGCCGAGAAGCGACGTACGAAGAAAAATCATTGGAAGCagtttttgtgttttttaagTACTATCTTGATCGGGCGGGCACAATCCTTGTGTGGGATGGACAAGAGAATTGGAGCGCTTAAATGAGTGGTGGTATATTCGCAGGTGGCTAGTACATATAATGGCCGCCTTTGTAAATGCATTTACATAATTACACGGATGGATCTtgacatatatactccctcctctcccttgaGCCAAACTTATCACATGAGTCTGAAATAATGCTAGTCGACTACATACCGTAGGCATCCATTGAATTGAGCGGGTATTTGCTATGTCCGTCAATTACATAACTCATTAATGATTTTACAATATAATTAAATATAGTTTCAGTACAAACTGAAATACCAAGATTCATTTTGTGGTTAATTATGGGGAAATAAATACTAAGGTCATCATGAAATACACACCTGCACAAATATTGAAAGAATTTACTGTGCACGCGTGGGGAAACATATTATACAATTAATATGTGTTCAATAATTATGAAGTTATTTTTAGAAACTGAGTATAGTCAGTGCTCGGTTTACCTTGTTTTCGTCGATAGAGCTGGGGACGAAAGAGATGCTAGGTAAGAGAGGTTCACAGTAGTGAGAGTACAGCAGAGGAAAATTAAGCAAAATGCAGAAATTTAGACAATGTGTCTACTCTCCTGTGTTATAGGTGATTATGCTAAACAGAAAGAGGTATTTATTTGTCCCAGGGATTGATCAAGTTCTTGTTCCTCAGTCTTTCCCGTGATTAATTTTACCTGGCATATTGTTCTTtcattttgaaaaattcttgCATTTCTGTCTACCCTAACCTCCTGTACTGCCACCAAAATGACGATGTATGGAACCCATTCCAGATCcttgtttgtttgttgtgtaACGAATCTTCCATACCAAAATGCTCCCATACTAAAAAACCAGAGAATATGCAAGTACAATATTATGAAGTTTAACCAATGCAAGAAAATTTTTCATCGAACAAAATAATGCTTTTGATTATTGATACTGGAAATTGAAATCAATTTTGCAACTAAAGAGAGATATAGCAAGGTATACTGCATGACCATTTTGGATCAAATCCATAATAACTACTACAGCACAGAGCACATTAAATAAAGATATATGCCAAGTATTCCATTAAGCAAAATATTTTGTAGAGAACTATGGAGTACAACATTTCTCAGTTTGAAGAAGCAAGTAAGTTTCATCgaacaaaatatatgtttcagaTTATTACTCATACGAGAAATTTATAGCTAAAGAAgggtactgtttgaccactctaAGATCAAACAATCCCCCTTATCACAAGAACACCAAACGTTCATAAACAAGTTAAAATCTAGTACACACTTCGTTCTGCATCATGCATGGATTGATCAGATCAACTGTCCTGTTGGTTCAGTTTAtcgcagcagctgcagcacctgctggtggtggaggcggaggcggtggcggaggtggagccTCTCCGCCATTGCTGCCATCTCCGTGCGCATGCTGCTGCACGTACAATGGAATATCACTTGTGCCCGTTCCAGCTTTCCTCTTTTCAActgggcaacatatcctatgcacacaccTAACCTTCTGCACTCATGCACTCGGCTGTTATAAACCCTCTGATCCTGATCTGACGGACACGATGTAGGTGGGGTGTTCTTTTCAGAAAAACGCCCGCATCCTCTATACAGATTTCCAGATGACCCCTTACTTGTTTCCTCTTCTCCGTGCTCCTTCCTAGATCGATCCCCATCCCCAAatcttctccctctccatcgACGAACCATGCAGTGAGCAGCAGGCCGGCCACATCACCGTCGCCTGTAGTATGTTCATCGAATCATGCAGCTAACTAGACATTAAACTGGGCGGAACTCAAGCAGGGTCAGAGTCCGGCTGGCCTATAGGCAATGGTGGGGTAGCGCTCAGGTCAGGCCCAAGCTGCCTTGATGCCGTCCTTCACCGCTGGCACGGCCGTACTGCTGCACACTGCCTGGTTCGTCGCCAGCTATAGATCGAATCCATGTTGTGGTGGTCGCCGCGATGGCAAGCCTCCCGCTGGCCGCATTGGATGCACTCGGAGCATTTCTCCATTCTTTTCGTTCAAAACCTTCTCCATTCAAGTATTTGTTTTAAGTGATTGCAAAATTATCCGTGATTGCAAAAGGCACTTAAAGTTGAATAACGAGCTGTGTCCATTTCTTAATTTATCTCGTTATTTTCATTAATTGGACATGACCTACCTAGCTTATTGTAGGCATGGCCGCTGTCGTGCCATGTTTTTTTCCTCAATCAGgcactgctgctgcttgcaGGCCAGGCTCTACGTGCCGGAGAAGAGAGACCCGCTAGCCGCGACAGGAAACGGTAGGCACGTCAGTGGGAGACGATTCTTCCTGCCGCACGGAGAGGTTGAAGGTTTGGGGATGGGTGTTAACGCCAAAATGGTGTAAGCCCGAAATCATCATCGGCTTAGTCACTATCGGCTTcggcatctcggaatcagccgatgagAATTATTAAGTCGCCAGCAGTCGGATTCTTGGaggattcggttaaggaaacttatccagaagagaccgagttcaaggaggatgcaacatgacaagttatctattaattaggaatagtttgttagtttccttttatctttagaaaagtatgtttagtgtccgataaggactttgtgttttccttttatctttagaaaagtttctttcttatcctACAAGGAAGAGTAtctacctatgggtataaatatgtacactcggggtcattgtaaaatatctctcgatcaatataactactctcggcgcatcaccaccctctttcccgaggtttttacttatcaaccggcggaatttggcacctgacacGAGGCTGtatcggttcagttcgatctccggcgaaggggtaagtcgtACGTTCCGctggccctggtgaatctatcggctacgttggtgttgttcaaggcgcagatactcttcttttttaatctgagactgaatattaaatattcaatttttttgtccaaataattataatattattataatggTATTTGATGATGACGATTAGGAACAGtgtgtttattttcttctttctccatataaataattatatattatctaataacaatgacACGGATATAATAAAAACGTCTCAAAACTCATTTCTACACATGAGACGTTCCAAACGTCTCAATATTCCTCTCTAAACGATTTAATTTTGTGCTAACCTGTAAAGTGTCTTAAACTATGTCCTCAACTAATAAAGCGTCTCAAACATTGTCCCTATTTCAATTTTACTTATAAAAGAGAGACGACTTATAGAATGACTTAAATGAAACGTCTTAAAACAATGGTTTTGTTGTAGtgaggctgcatcgcttcgatctcttggatcgctctagtttggttgatatatttgcctacctgatatctcaactCTATCTccaattgcattgtgtttagagacgcatctgtttagttgggactgtctcggttaggtccgatcttctgtcttagccgatatatctctagaatcacaatgttgttctaaatagatttgttatatccatcatattagatagatctatcggctcatcgagtattagattatcatatacaatctcgtgctatgtcggttaggttcgacctactagattgttgttgataatataaatcttgttaagccgataggttcatgctagtgttttattGGGGTgttagccgataagttatctggacgttgcatcggcttataagctTGCTGTGCTTTGGGGCACAGGGCGCGTACGAGGTGGTGTCGGTGGCATTTTTGCATTAGCCTCCGGGACTGCGGGCTGGTTGTTCTCCAGAGGTGCATCCATTGattagctacttcctccgttccacaatgtaagtcattctaccattttccacattcattgatgctaataaatctagataaatatatatgtctagattcattaacatcaatatgaatatgagaaatgctagaataatttacattgtgaaacggagggagtagctagcaagGGCTAGAGATTaaatttggatggatggatggagaagAGGGATTTCTTGATGTGTTTATATGGAAGGCATGCAATTGTTAGTTACAGTAATTCATGGATAGCTGTTACAACTCACCAACAGATAAGCAGCAGGAAAATGTAGTCAcgatacaaattaattaattgtcttCCAAAATTGAGGGTCACACGTTATTCTCTTCCTGTTTTGGAATTTACATTTGAATCTGAAGATATTTCAGTACTATAGAATTTTAACgctaaaatatatatgcattcGTGCTTAATACAGTTAATGAGTTATGTACAGATTAATGAGTTATGCATCATTAATGAGTTATGAGGAATCGGGGCAATCCTTAGAGACAGTTCCGGCGGACCCATTTTTGCTTGCTGCAGGCCTCTGCAAAAATGCTCTGGAGCGCTGGAAGCAGAGCTCCGTGCTTGCGCTGATGGATTGGTGAAAGCGTTCCAGTGGACGATGCTACCGATCGTGGTAGAAACCGACTGTATGTCGGTTATCCAAATGCTGAATGAGAAAGGGAGAGatctccccgcaaaaaaaaaaaaacagagagaaagggagagatcGATCAGAACTAGCCAATCTTGTTCAGGAGGCAAAACTCATCATGGAAGGGGACAGAGAAATCTCCATTAAGAAAGTTTAGCGCAGTCAGAATCGGATTAGTCATTTTCTTGCTAATAAGGTTAGGGTTGAGTCCTTGTCGGGTTTCTGGTTGGAAGAGGATTGTAAGTCCATATTACAGCTAGGCTGTGATGACTTTTTAAATGAGTAATACATTatcttccccgcaaaaaaaaagagttatgTAGCTAATGAACCTGTACTTGTGCAATTCAATGGTTGCTTACATATAAAATACTGTGAATTCTATACCAATATTCACATTGCTACCCAGCTAAAAACAGGAATAGAATTTGAGATTTTTGCGAAAACATCAATACACGGTTTCTTttttggaggggggggggggggggtgttccTGTTTCAACAGTATCAAGATTAAGATCGAATGGACAAGAGTATGTACCTAGTAATTTAGTATTACTTTATTAGATGAACTAAAACTAGTAGGGTATATATAGGcctttttaattcatttttctttgAACCGTACTATCATGTTTCTTATTTAACAATATTTTAAGTAAATTAATCGGTTATTTCTCACTCAAATTAAATGTGTGCacagagagatagagagatcaGAGAGGTGCTGTTTGACTTTCAAACCAGTGCACTAGAGCTTGTGTATTAGTGTTGAAACTAAATTAGATGACAAGTTGAATGAAAACAAGATTAATTAGAAAAGCTAGAGGTCACAACTAATAATATACTAGTACGCATGGATTCCCTCGAAATTTTAACAAAACTAGTAATTACGTTCAAACGGAAATGGAAAGGAATGAAGATGAGATATTgagataaaaataatatagtttttaagaaaatagattAACTATGAAGACGAGATGTGATAAAATTATGCCAGTTTAACAGAGGGCTAGCTACTCACAATGtctaatatttgtttgaatgTTCCTTGAAAGCAATCCTTAGTCATTTTAGTGCACATCAAGTATGAATGCATAGAAAATCAGAAAACACAACACACAGGGGCACACTTCATTCTTGATGTTGAACGCTAATTAAGATTATTCCACACTAAAAATTTAGGCATGACGCACTCATGTTGAACGCTAACCCCGCACGGTTTTCGCCATAATACTTGTTCACGTTTTGTTCTCATGGTTTACGCTTTGCCAGACCTTGGGAATATTACTTTATGTCGATCGTCTCGTATTTTTACCATGGGTGGTTTGGCTAAGAGAGATGGAACAAGATtgttgtttctatttttttttctaaatataaaaggtTACAAAGGAAAACTTATGAATTGCATTTTTAACATTTTAAGGGCAAATAAATTTCAAGTTTTAAACTTTTGGGATATGTGGTATATATGGttttttgatatattatatTGTGTTATGCTGCTTTCAAAGGGTATATGACTAGCAAATCATGCAGCTAGCcattaaaaagggaaaaatataaatcatttcCATGGACATCACTAATAGCTCAAAATAGCCAACTGTTATAGACGAAGTCCTGAGACAAGTGTAAGATCTAGTCTAACAAGACTATAACGGCTCACAATTCTAAGCCATCATTGATATCACTGATATATACTAATCAATGATGGCTTGGGATAGCGACCATCACAGATAGTAAGACTTATTTGTAACGGTTTGTAATCCTAAGCCATTAGAGAGATCAGATAACAGTAACAACAGATAAGCCCCCTAATCATCGACCAATAGTCTGTGTAACGGCTGcccaagccaaaacatgatatgATTTTGAGCCGTTAGTGATGAGTGGTATTGTGGCAGTGTTAGAAAATGTGGATTATAAACTTTATGGGAATAATAATCCTATTATGAACATGCATGAAACTGAAAcctaattattattttcttcctAGAAATAAGCAACAGGAGGACTTGCAACTACAGCATTTTCATGGGGGCAAAAAAATCTCCCATCCCGCCCCTTGGGAAAGTCCCGTTTGGAGAACAGGGATCCATATTGCCATCCCTACATGAAGCCATCGTCATTCTATCTTTCACACACACTAAGCATTAAATCTAGCACAACCTCATATCATAAGTGGAATAAACAACCATGGCAGAAGTAATACCAACACATTATTTTACTAAACAAATTAAAACCACTGGAATTGATGATATTAAAAGGGCAGTACTATTACATCCAATTTGGTCCGATATGAATTAAAGTTCACACATACAGTAGAGAATATAGCATGAACCTAATATGCCCAAACAACACAactaaattgtatttattagaATATAGCATAAAGCTACCGTCGACATGTAACTATCATTTGCGAAGTATGCAAGCATTCTCCAGAACCTCGATTAGTAGAATTGGGTATAAACTCTTAAACTGATGATACTCTGGTGTTCCAGTCACCGTTTCCAGTGTGTTCGGATTGGCAATGAAGGAGAAGCATGCCTGTTTGAGCATGTCGCACTGGTGCTGATCAGCGAGAAGCAATATAACCATCACGCTCTTCACATCAATATCCAGGCAAAGCTTCGTCTCGCAGATGGCCTTCAGCCTTTCCAGCCCATAACAGTCAACAGCACGAAGCAAGTTATGAGTTGTGTTATCAAACCACATCAATGGGCTAGGGTTCGTCGACGAATCCATCACTTCTGCATACGACAATATGATATACATATACCGCAAGAATCAGATATACATATATTGAAGAAATCCAGAAGGTAATTAATTACAAGATCAGAGTTTCtcgaattaaaaataaaatataactgATGCGATGATGGTGTACAAACATAAATACTCGACATTATAGACTTATATATAGAGGCAAGCTATCGCTGGAGCTAGCAATAGGAACTCGTATGTGACTTACGTTCAAGTTGCTCTTGTTGTTGGTAGATCCGTCCCGGCTGGATCCACGGCCGATAGATGCGCTACCACATGACCTCTGGCTGCCGGGATCGCAGAagacgagggagagagggaggagaggagggggatccacgagctcgccgcagccgccgctcacCGTCGCCGTGGCTGTGATCGCTCCCGAGGGCGGCGGTGCCAAATATGTCGCCTGCTCCCGAGGTTGGGGGCGGCAAATCCGCACTCCGCGGTCGCTCCGAGGGCGGGGGCTGCAGATCTGCTCGTCACCGTTGGCGGGGAGACGGCGGATCCACGCGCTGGtctcccgctcccgccgtcgACACTCCTGAGGTTGGGTAAAGCAGATCCGTGCGCCGTCATCACTCTCGAGGACGGGGGTGGCAGAtccgctcgccggccgcccgctcccaccgccaccacccgccggccgcccgcccgcTTGCCCGCCGTCGTTGGTGCCGTAGTCGTCCCTCGTCGCACTCGGTGAGGAGtcgaagagaggagaaaaggagagagcaaaggagaggagaggaggaggaaggaagggagagagTGGAGAGGAGTTAAAAAGTTTGAAGTGATGAGAAAATATCTCTGAGAAGAGGAAGGgtatttttccatgcggttcACTTAAGAGACCTACATGCAAAAATGCGGTCCTTTAAGAGGACCGCATGAGAAAATAGGCTCATTTTTTCATGCGGCCCCTTAAGAGGCCCGTCTACGAAAAtaaatttttgcatgcgggcctCATAAAGAGTCATATGCGAAAATAAGGGTTCGATTTTTTGATGCGACTTATTACGGTCCACTTGCAATCTACAAGGGCTCTCGTatagaaaaatctttttttagtagtgtgtaTTCCACAAGCATATCATTAATTAGCATAAAGAACATATGCATAGTGTGTAAGTGTGCCGAAAATTAAAATCCAAGCGTATCAATGTAAGTAATCATCTGTTTCCTTGTTAGCAATCGATCTGAGCAACCAGGAGGGCATATGATGATTATCATAGCATTAATTAAAACTGACATGTCTTTatcctaaaaaaataatgtggtgCTTACAATGTGATTTCCATGAATGTTTACCTTGCTCACATGAAGATATATCATGTTCTGGATTTGTTTTGATAGGGAGGGAGAGATTTCTTGTTATGTTAACACATGCACTAGCAGCAGAATACAACTGCAGCTATAAGCATTAGAACTCACATGATGCAGAGGGCTACTTTTGCATTGTGGATTGCTACTATTCCTACTTTTCTTTCCAAAGTAACACACAATTAATTTTACTAGGAAAAATTTGGGCATCCATAAtacattaaaaattaaattcaaagaAGAAACTTGAACCGGCTCCAAACGGATGCCACCACAAGTATAGACCCATACATGCAATCATAGATAGCATATATGCAAAACAACCATCCGCGTGGATCTTGAATCTTCCACGCCACTCTAGGTGAGTAACCCACTAATGAATGCATATTCGCTCGACATGCCTTTGCATTATGGCGGGTATCCAAACGCATGTGATGATTTTTGGTATCAGCCACTACAACATTACTCTGAAGAATCTAACCTATATACCTAGATTACAAGGAATGACTATGGTTCAAAAATTATCAAAGAAAAGTCATAACATATTAAATAGCTAGatggtaattaatttaataggattaatactCTTCATAAATAATTAAAGCATAATAGATTGTAAAGAGTAGATCATGACTTGCCTTGTGGATCAAGGGCTTTGCTAACGTTATCGTCGTGTTCTTGCTCCACCTAGCTCTTGCAGCTCTGCGGTTCTATCGCTGTGATCTAACATAAATAcacaaaaacaataataataaacctACAAGAAAATACTACGAATGAACggtaaaagaaatatatatatatatatatatatatatatatatatatatatataattttctatgTCACTCTAGGTGAGTAACCCACTAATCAATGTGTATTGGCTTGACACGCCTTTGCATGATGGCAGGTATATGATATATCCAAGTGTGTGTGATGATTTTTGTTATATTAGCCACTACAACATTACTCTCAAGAATTTAAACCTATACCTAGTTTACAAGGAACCATCCTATGACATTATCAAAGAAGAATCATAACATATTAAACAAATAGATGGTAATTAATCTAACAAGATTAATACTCTTCAGaaataattacaaaataaaataactatagCAGGCTAGCTTTGTAGGTGTTTGATATAGTGCAAGGAGTAGgtcatgacttgccttgcagaACAAGGGCTTTAATTTGCTAACGTCAGCGTAGCCTTCTTGGTCCACCTAGCTCTTGCCCCTCCGACGGTTCTATCGCTGTGATCTAGCATAAAcacacaaaaacaacaacaaataaACATACGAGAAAATACTACAAAtgaatagtaaaaaaatataaaaatatataatcttCAGTGTCACTCTAGGTGAGTAACCCACTAATCAATGTGTATTGGCTTGACATGCCTTTGCATGAGATATGTCAGGTATATCCAAGTGTGTGAGATGATTTTTGGTACATTAGCCACTACAACATTTCTCTCAAGAATTTAAACATGTACCTAGTTTTCAAGGAACCATGGTTTGACGATTATCAAAGAAGAATTAATCATAACATGTATTAAATAAATAGATGGTAACTAATCAAACGAGATTACTCTTCATAAAtaagtacaaaataaaataactatagCAGGCTTTTGTAGGTGCATGTTTGATATAGTGGAAGGAGGAGGTCATGTCTTGCCGCCCGGATGGTTCTGTTGGTGTGATCTAGCATGCATGAACACACAAAGCAACAACAAATAAACCAACAAGAAAATACTACAAACGAACAGTAAAAGAAATatccaaaaatatataatggagcagcaattaattaataaagAAAAGCTAGCTAGTGAACCGAAGGTTAAGGATCATTTTATGATGAAGATCTGTGGTGCACATATGGACAGGGTGAGGTGAAGAGTTGGGTGTAATATGGTGGACTATTGAGAACCAGAACTGAACCGGCTTAAAATTGAGTGAACCCACATAAGAACCGGTTCGGCTCAGCCTCGGGCTAACCGTGACAGTtcatcggctcggctcggctcgaccAATGCAAGTAGCTAGTAGGAACAGTGCCGCCTCTTCCACGTCGATCGGCTCGGCTCGATGgacggagcggaggcggcggcagaagTCGACGTCCACAAGATCGAAtcagcggcggccggagcgggagACGACGAAGCGACGGCCGGCGAGAGAGCTCGGGTGGAAATCTTGGCCGATCCATGGAGGCGTCCAGCCCGAGGTCGAGGAACCCATTTCCGCCTGGCGCCGTTTGTAGTCGCGCT
The Oryza glaberrima chromosome 8, OglaRS2, whole genome shotgun sequence DNA segment above includes these coding regions:
- the LOC127782091 gene encoding BTB/POZ and MATH domain-containing protein 2-like, producing MDSSTNPSPLMWFDNTTHNLLRAVDCYGLERLKAICETKLCLDIDVKSVMVILLLADQHQCDMLKQACFSFIANPNTLETVTGTPEYHQFKSLYPILLIEVLENACILRK